The DNA window CTCCTTTCACCAGGAGAGAGAATATTTCACCTGCGATGGCCTGGGCCGCTGGAGGCCGGATTTTTTTTACCTTGGTGGCGGGTTTTTCACCTGGCGCCAGACGGGTGGCGATAAGTTCGGCGTATTGACGGTCCAGCTTTTCAAGCTCCGCCTCTTTGCCTCGGACAAGAACGGCCGCGGAGCGCTCCGCTTCGTCCAAGGTTTGCCTGGCCTTCACGCGGGCCGCAGCCAACCTCTCGCGGATGCTTTCCTCAAGCTGGCCGATCTTTTCGAGAGCCTGTTTTTCTCCGCCATCCGGTTCCATGGTTCACCGTTTTGGAAACAAAGGTCCGAAAGCTTCCGGCAGGGCCCACGCCCCTTATATCAACAATTTATCAGGCTTGAAGGGATAATTGGAGGAAAATCAGGCTCCCCCGGCTTTGCCGTATTTCATTTTGCGGTACACGTTCACGCTTATCCACACGATAAGCCCCAGCGCCGCCACGCCGACCAGGAACATGATCTCGTAAAACTTGATGCTCCCTATCACCTTCTCCACCGCCTCGCCGAGGATATATCCCCCCCAAGCCACCGTGACTGCCCAGATAAAAGCGCCTATGATGTTGAGCACGATGAAAAGCGACGTTTTCACGTTGCTCATCCCGAGGGCGAACGGGGTGACGTTGCGCAAGCCGTACCAGAACCTGAATGCCAGTATGATCCAGGAGTGCCACTTTTCCATCCGCTCGTGGACCTTGTCCATGCGCACTTTCCAGGTGGGGAGCTTTGCTAAAAGCCGGTTGCCCCAGCGTCTTCCGATGAAGAAAAAAAGCTGGTCGCCGAAAGTGCTGCCGAAAAACGCCGCCGCGATGACGGGGGTCAACTCCAGATATCCAATGTGCGCCGCGATGCCGCCGAGCACAAGAATCGTCTCCCCCTCGAAAAAGGTGCCCACGAGAATGGCGACGTAACCGTAGTTCTCGACGAAGTACTGCAGAGTTTCAACCATAAACACATATGGCGCCGCCACTTGTGACCGCGCTGTGGGGCGCCTTTAAAGGTCCGCTAAAATTCTTCCGGCTCGGCGGTACGCTCCGGAACGGCAGAACGCGTTTATATTGTTTCAAAGGATTATAAACGGCAACGGACGGGATTGGCAATCGCGCAGATTGAAAACCGTGGCGGCCTTATCGTATCAGGTCTTTACGGGCTGTTGCCCAAATGACATCCACGCGGGATTAGTAAGAGTAAATCCCTCGTAATTGAAGCGTGCCACCGCCTGTCGCATATCTCCATGCCCGGGCAATAGCATTTTTCACGGCAAACCATGGCTCCCATGGCCTGGTGGCGGGGGTAATGGCGGCGTTCAAAAGGGAAAACCGCGCTTAAATAAAACGCCGGCAACGATAGCATCACCGTTTTTTTTGGCTTATCGCGGCGTTGAGCCACAATAAGCCGATTGCGGGCAAGATGCCCGCGCTCCCAATGGGAAAACATGCGGGCGTGCACGCTGTGGCCGATGCACACCCCGAATCAACAAAAGTCAAAAGTAAAGACCTCCAAATTCACCAAATTCACAAATTCAAGTCTTTCGTCGTGGAGCCCATGAGCCTGCGCATGGCTTCCGCGAACTGGTTTGTCCCGTAAGGTTTCATCATGAACTCCCGCACTCCAATCTCCCGCGCCTTGTCGGCGGAGACGCTGTCGCTAAACCCGGTGCACAGCGCCACGGGGAAGCCTGGCCTGATCTTCATTATCCCGGCGGCCAGTTCCACCCCGGTCATCCCCGGCATTGTCTGATCGGTGACCAGCGCGTCGAATTCCTCCGGCGATTTCCTGAAAAGTTCGAGCGCATCTTTGGGCCTGGACACAGCCGTGACCTTGTATCCGAGCCGCGTCAACATTTTCCCGCCCACCGAAAGCATGGCGTCCGTGTCATCCACCAGCAATATGGAGCCATAACCTTTGTGGAAAGCCGCCGGCTCGTCTTCGGCCCGGGCTTTCTCTTCTGTCGCGGGGAAGTATATATTGAATGTGGCTCCTTCGCCGGGCTGGCTGTAAACGGTGATTTCGCCGCCATGACCTTTGACGATTCCATGGACCACCGACAGCCCCAGCCCCGTCCCCTCGCCGGTGGGTTTGGTGGTGAAGAATGGCTCGAATATGCGTTCTTGCGTCTGTTCGTCCATTCCGGGGCCGGTGTCTGAAATTGTTATCCGCACGTATTTACCGGCGGACATGGCGGGATGGTTCCAGATAAACTCCCGATCCGCCTCAAAAATTGCGACGCTGATTGTAATACGCCCGCCCGTTCCCCGCATGGCGTAAGCCGCGTTGAGGGAGACGTTCATCACCACCTGGCTTACCTGGGATGGATCGGCCATCGCATAACCGGATTGGGAATCCAGCTCCTCGATTATCTCGATGTTCGCCGATATCGCAACGCGCGCGAGTTTCAACGCCTCTTTCACGGCCAGGTGGATCATCACCGGGGTCTTCTCATGTTCGCTCTCGCGGCCGAAGGTGAGGATATGCTTGACGATGTCCCTGGCCCTTCCCGCCGCTTTGACGACTTCGCGAAGGTCTCCCGCGATCTCGCCGCGATCCTGCAAATCAGCTATCGCCATCTCCGTATATGCGATTATCGGGCTGAGCAGATTGTTAAAATCGTGCGCTATGCCGGCCGCCAGCGAGCCGAGGGCTTCCAGCCTCTGCGTCTTTCGCGTCTGCCGTTCGAGCTTGCTCTCGCGGGTTATGTCGCGCTTTACGGCTATGTAGTTGACTATCTCGCCGGCCGCGGACTTCACCGGGGTTATGCTCCCCTCTTCTTCAAACAGCTCGCCGTTCTTCTTTTTATTTATAAATCGGCCTTTCCAGGTGTCACCGCCGGATATCGTCTCCCAGAGGTTCTTGTAGAACGCGTCATCCTGCTTGCCGCTCTTGAGTATGCCCGGATTCCGGCCGATCGCCTCTTCCCGCTTGTAGCCTGTCGTATTCTCGAACGCGGGATTGACGTACTGTATGATCCCCTGAGCGCCGGTGATCACGATGGCCTCGGTGGCTTGATGGATCGCCGTGACAAGCCGCTCCCGTTCCTGCCCGGCGAGTTTGGCTTCCGTTAAATCCCGCGCCGCCGCCGTGAAAAGGCCGCCGCGCGCAAGCTTGGCGTGGGTGATGGTTATCTCCAGCGGGAAGACTGTCTTGTCCTTCTTTTGACCATCCAATTCCATCCTCCTGCCCAGGATGCGCGAGACGCCTGTCTGGACGTATCTGGCAAGCCCCTGTTGATGCGCCTCCCGGTAATCTTCCGGCATGAGAACCCCGACATTGGCGCCGATCAACTCCTCCGCGCCGTAGCCCCACACTTTCGAGGCCTCCCGGTTCGCCTGG is part of the Nitrospinota bacterium genome and encodes:
- a CDS encoding DedA family protein, with product MVETLQYFVENYGYVAILVGTFFEGETILVLGGIAAHIGYLELTPVIAAAFFGSTFGDQLFFFIGRRWGNRLLAKLPTWKVRMDKVHERMEKWHSWIILAFRFWYGLRNVTPFALGMSNVKTSLFIVLNIIGAFIWAVTVAWGGYILGEAVEKVIGSIKFYEIMFLVGVAALGLIVWISVNVYRKMKYGKAGGA
- a CDS encoding PAS domain S-box protein, which gives rise to MMTDNDAKSSITTSHNNIVIRYAIATGLLAVLAVAVNITHYRAVEEYKITATVINLSGMQRMLSQRAALFSLRLFNSRDPAEKEKLRKELMDIAGRMEKSHNGFMHGDAGLGLTGKLSPQGRAIFMEAPVNLDAQVRSYLQIIRKVATAPESGLAASASDVNGILHVAQGELVNSLDFLVQQYESESKISVADLQQLELAFIGAILMTVIIASLFIFLPALKQLNENTGRLLDSRQRLSDVLDVIGEAIIVADETGKIVQANREASKVWGYGAEELIGANVGVLMPEDYREAHQQGLARYVQTGVSRILGRRMELDGQKKDKTVFPLEITITHAKLARGGLFTAAARDLTEAKLAGQERERLVTAIHQATEAIVITGAQGIIQYVNPAFENTTGYKREEAIGRNPGILKSGKQDDAFYKNLWETISGGDTWKGRFINKKKNGELFEEEGSITPVKSAAGEIVNYIAVKRDITRESKLERQTRKTQRLEALGSLAAGIAHDFNNLLSPIIAYTEMAIADLQDRGEIAGDLREVVKAAGRARDIVKHILTFGRESEHEKTPVMIHLAVKEALKLARVAISANIEIIEELDSQSGYAMADPSQVSQVVMNVSLNAAYAMRGTGGRITISVAIFEADREFIWNHPAMSAGKYVRITISDTGPGMDEQTQERIFEPFFTTKPTGEGTGLGLSVVHGIVKGHGGEITVYSQPGEGATFNIYFPATEEKARAEDEPAAFHKGYGSILLVDDTDAMLSVGGKMLTRLGYKVTAVSRPKDALELFRKSPEEFDALVTDQTMPGMTGVELAAGIMKIRPGFPVALCTGFSDSVSADKAREIGVREFMMKPYGTNQFAEAMRRLMGSTTKDLNL